A region of Planktomarina temperata RCA23 DNA encodes the following proteins:
- a CDS encoding ABC transporter substrate-binding protein — protein sequence MNLKKILLATTAATLVSGAAMAADDGLVVLDWSGYEDEGFFQKYIAQHGDAPTYSFFGEEEEAFQKLRAGFRADVSHPCSQSVSKWLEAGLLEPLDTSRIDLWDDVNAEMKEAFKFDGAYYLLPMDWGTTALTYRTDMVDMAKMDSLAVFLDPAYAGRIALPDNVDDIYALGYLANGVTDWTKATDADFEAASTWLRQAHQNVRAYWADGAELAQLMGSGEVVVSWAWSETPATMAGEGLPVEANRSTKEGSSSWFCGYVNLANGPNPEDKMYDFFNAWMDPGSAEYIVSEWGYGHGNQTAMAAIGPEGLAEAGLGPVEVPVLAQVPMNQALREKMIAEFEKIKAGF from the coding sequence ATGAACCTGAAGAAAATTCTGCTGGCCACAACGGCCGCAACGCTTGTCAGTGGCGCCGCTATGGCGGCCGATGACGGCCTGGTTGTTCTCGATTGGTCTGGCTATGAAGACGAAGGATTCTTCCAGAAATATATCGCACAGCATGGCGATGCGCCAACCTACTCCTTCTTTGGTGAGGAAGAGGAAGCTTTCCAGAAACTGCGTGCGGGTTTCAGAGCGGATGTCTCACACCCGTGCAGCCAATCTGTATCAAAATGGTTAGAAGCCGGCCTACTTGAGCCGCTTGATACTTCACGGATTGACCTTTGGGATGATGTGAACGCGGAGATGAAAGAAGCCTTCAAATTTGATGGCGCATATTACCTTTTGCCGATGGATTGGGGCACAACCGCTTTGACCTATCGTACGGATATGGTCGATATGGCGAAAATGGACAGCCTGGCTGTTTTCCTTGATCCCGCCTACGCAGGCCGGATTGCTTTGCCGGACAATGTCGATGATATCTACGCCTTGGGCTATTTGGCCAATGGCGTCACCGATTGGACCAAAGCCACCGATGCCGATTTTGAAGCGGCCTCTACGTGGCTGCGCCAAGCGCATCAAAATGTACGGGCCTATTGGGCCGATGGCGCGGAGTTGGCGCAGCTGATGGGCAGCGGTGAGGTTGTTGTCTCTTGGGCCTGGAGCGAAACGCCTGCAACCATGGCCGGCGAGGGCCTGCCGGTTGAAGCCAACCGCTCCACAAAGGAAGGCTCTTCGAGCTGGTTCTGCGGCTATGTGAATTTGGCAAATGGACCCAACCCAGAAGACAAAATGTATGACTTCTTCAACGCATGGATGGACCCCGGCTCGGCGGAATATATCGTTTCGGAATGGGGCTATGGCCATGGCAACCAAACAGCCATGGCGGCCATTGGCCCCGAAGGTCTGGCCGAGGCCGGCCTTGGCCCAGTGGAGGTCCCAGTCCTGGCGCAGGTGCCAATGAACCAAGCATTGCGTGAAAAAATGATCGCTGAATTCGAGAAGATCAAAGCAGGCTTCTAA
- a CDS encoding NAD(P)/FAD-dependent oxidoreductase, giving the protein MKVQTMAHVVIAGAGIVGVSSAIWLQRAGHEVTLVDRMDGALRTSYGNAGVLAAGAILPVPVPGLARKLPKMLLSRDEPLFLQWRYLPRLLPFLLKYLSFARADHVAHSARALSYLLSDSHAQHQSLAKGTGAERFISDEDFCFGYATEASYLADAPGRTLRRAHGYEIEALDGAAYGARDPLYSTQFAKVVCYKNSGRISDPGAYLAALLAHFQAEGGTVLAAQIDDIEVQDGIYKALITDQGPVAGDHIVLAMGAWSGKMAKKLGIKRLALESERGYHIELHNPSAMPKAPMMVAAGKFVVTPMEGRIRCAGVVEFASTEAPAQAGPLEFIKRQIAALFPELSYDHMSEWMGRRPATTDSLPLIGPTRAIGNGHVAFGHQHVGLTAGPKTGRLIADMVSNHPNNADLSAFDPARYQASS; this is encoded by the coding sequence ATGAAGGTACAAACCATGGCTCATGTTGTGATTGCCGGCGCCGGTATCGTTGGCGTTTCTTCGGCTATTTGGCTGCAACGGGCGGGCCATGAGGTCACGCTTGTCGATCGCATGGATGGCGCGCTGCGCACCAGTTACGGCAATGCCGGCGTTTTGGCGGCGGGCGCGATTCTGCCGGTGCCTGTGCCTGGATTGGCGCGCAAACTGCCAAAAATGTTGCTCAGCCGCGACGAACCCCTCTTTTTGCAATGGCGCTATCTGCCACGTCTGTTGCCTTTCTTGTTGAAATATCTCAGCTTTGCGCGCGCAGATCATGTCGCACATTCTGCTCGGGCCCTGTCTTATCTTTTGTCCGATAGCCATGCCCAGCATCAATCGCTGGCCAAGGGGACCGGAGCCGAGCGGTTTATCAGCGATGAGGATTTTTGTTTTGGCTATGCCACAGAGGCCAGCTATCTGGCAGACGCTCCGGGCCGGACCCTGCGCCGGGCGCATGGCTATGAGATCGAGGCGCTTGATGGGGCGGCCTATGGCGCAAGAGATCCGCTCTACAGCACTCAATTCGCCAAAGTGGTCTGTTATAAGAATAGTGGCCGAATTTCAGACCCGGGGGCTTATCTGGCCGCGCTTTTGGCCCATTTTCAAGCAGAAGGCGGCACGGTGCTTGCGGCGCAAATTGACGATATCGAGGTGCAGGATGGCATTTATAAGGCCTTGATCACAGATCAGGGCCCGGTGGCTGGCGATCATATTGTTTTGGCCATGGGGGCTTGGTCGGGCAAGATGGCAAAAAAGCTTGGGATCAAGCGCTTGGCTTTGGAAAGCGAGCGCGGCTATCACATTGAGCTGCACAATCCCAGCGCCATGCCCAAAGCGCCGATGATGGTTGCGGCCGGCAAATTTGTTGTGACCCCAATGGAAGGGCGCATCCGATGTGCGGGGGTGGTGGAATTTGCCAGCACCGAGGCGCCGGCGCAGGCGGGGCCACTGGAGTTTATCAAACGCCAGATTGCGGCGCTGTTTCCCGAATTGAGCTATGATCACATGAGCGAATGGATGGGGCGCAGGCCGGCCACCACGGACAGCCTTCCGCTCATTGGGCCAACCCGTGCGATTGGCAATGGCCATGTGGCTTTCGGCCATCAGCATGTCGGGCTGACGGCTGGACCGAAAACAGGGCGGTTGATTGCCGATATGGTCAGCAATCATCCCAACAATGCCGATTTATCCGCCTTTGACCCGGCCCGCTATCAGGCCTCTTCATAG
- the gcvT gene encoding glycine cleavage system aminomethyltransferase GcvT, translated as MSDKPKRTALYDLHCALGGKMVDFAGWEMPVQYPMGIMGEHQHCRSKAALFDVSHMGQVLLHGANAAEKLEALVPAALSKLPEGKARYTFFTNDSGGIMDDLIVANAGDHLFLVVNASMRAQDIPHMKAHLKDVEVTEIFDRALIAVQGPSAQDVVASHCPQAAQLSFMQTCEALIDGTLCRISRLGYTGEDGYEISIPQAEAERITRLMLDHPDCAPAGLGARDSLRLEAGLCLYCNDITPDTSPIEAGLSWAIQKRRREEGGFPGAARIMAELEHGTARKLVGILPQGRAPARAGVEIHDQDGNAIGQITSGGFGPTVQAPVAMGYVHADHSAPGQELHLIIRGKPQPATVCTLPFVSQNYKR; from the coding sequence ATGAGCGATAAACCCAAACGCACCGCGTTATATGATCTTCACTGTGCCTTGGGCGGCAAAATGGTTGATTTCGCAGGGTGGGAAATGCCCGTGCAATATCCCATGGGAATCATGGGCGAGCACCAACACTGTCGCAGCAAAGCCGCCCTATTTGATGTGAGCCACATGGGGCAAGTGCTGCTGCATGGTGCCAATGCCGCCGAAAAATTGGAAGCCTTAGTGCCAGCCGCTTTGAGCAAATTGCCCGAAGGCAAAGCGCGCTACACATTCTTTACCAATGACTCTGGCGGCATTATGGACGATTTGATCGTCGCCAATGCGGGCGATCATTTGTTCTTGGTGGTCAATGCTTCTATGCGTGCCCAAGACATACCGCATATGAAAGCGCATCTTAAGGACGTTGAGGTCACAGAAATTTTCGACCGTGCCCTTATTGCCGTGCAAGGCCCCTCGGCGCAGGACGTGGTGGCCAGCCATTGTCCGCAGGCAGCACAATTGAGCTTTATGCAGACCTGTGAGGCATTGATCGATGGCACGCTTTGCCGGATTTCGCGCTTGGGCTACACCGGCGAAGATGGCTATGAAATATCGATCCCTCAGGCTGAGGCAGAACGGATTACTCGGTTGATGCTGGATCATCCAGACTGCGCCCCAGCCGGGCTTGGGGCCCGCGACAGTCTGCGTCTCGAAGCGGGATTGTGCCTTTACTGCAATGACATAACCCCTGACACATCCCCCATTGAAGCCGGTCTGAGCTGGGCCATTCAAAAACGCCGCCGCGAAGAAGGCGGCTTTCCAGGTGCGGCACGCATCATGGCAGAGCTGGAACATGGCACGGCGCGCAAATTGGTCGGCATCCTGCCGCAGGGCCGCGCCCCAGCCCGTGCGGGGGTCGAGATTCACGACCAAGACGGCAATGCTATTGGCCAAATCACTTCGGGCGGTTTCGGCCCAACCGTCCAAGCTCCGGTTGCGATGGGCTACGTTCACGCCGATCACAGCGCACCGGGCCAAGAGCTGCACCTGATCATTCGCGGCAAACCGCAGCCCGCCACGGTCTGCACCCTGCCCTTCGTTTCACAAAACTACAAACGCTAA
- a CDS encoding ABC transporter ATP-binding protein: MTQPIIQLSGVDKLYGDFQALSQIDLDIRTGEFFSLLGPSGCGKTTLLRSIAGFETPSAGSLHIDGKSMDGVPANKRPTNMVFQSYAIFPHMSVAENVAYGLKARRLPKAEIQERVSEAISMVGLQGFDSRASHALSGGQRQRVALARALVLKPRVLLLDEPLSALDKKMREQMQSELRRLQRAVGITFVLVTHDQEEALTMSDRIAVMFDGKIAQVATPQMLYGKPSSRRVGNFIGMMNFLEAEVRATSGETVEVDVQSLGRLTLPLSQAPAGVDGCQSVGIRPEMLTILAEGQTAEREIEAVVSEVFYYGDMTFYDVTLPQKDAPVTVTMRNTAGRKVLAAGDTARVGWSPVSLLLLR, translated from the coding sequence ATGACACAGCCCATTATTCAACTCAGTGGAGTTGATAAATTGTATGGTGATTTTCAAGCGCTGTCGCAGATAGATTTGGATATTCGCACCGGGGAATTTTTCTCGCTCCTGGGCCCATCGGGCTGCGGAAAGACGACGCTGCTGCGCTCAATTGCCGGATTTGAGACCCCCTCGGCGGGTAGTCTTCATATCGATGGGAAGTCCATGGATGGGGTGCCGGCCAATAAGCGTCCGACCAATATGGTGTTTCAAAGCTACGCAATTTTTCCGCATATGAGCGTGGCCGAGAATGTGGCCTATGGGCTGAAGGCCCGCCGCTTGCCAAAAGCGGAGATACAAGAGCGGGTTTCGGAGGCCATTTCCATGGTGGGGCTGCAAGGCTTTGACAGCCGCGCCTCACATGCGCTGTCGGGGGGGCAACGCCAAAGGGTTGCGCTGGCACGGGCCTTAGTGCTCAAGCCGCGGGTTTTGCTCCTCGATGAGCCACTTTCGGCGCTTGACAAAAAGATGCGCGAACAAATGCAGTCGGAATTGCGGCGGCTGCAACGGGCCGTTGGCATCACCTTTGTTCTCGTGACCCATGATCAAGAAGAGGCGCTCACCATGTCCGATCGCATTGCGGTCATGTTTGACGGCAAGATCGCCCAGGTGGCCACGCCGCAGATGCTCTATGGTAAGCCCAGCTCGCGGCGGGTCGGCAATTTTATCGGCATGATGAACTTTTTGGAGGCCGAGGTGCGCGCTACGTCGGGTGAGACGGTCGAGGTGGACGTGCAATCTTTGGGCAGATTGACCTTGCCCCTGTCTCAAGCCCCCGCAGGGGTCGACGGCTGCCAATCCGTTGGCATTCGCCCGGAAATGTTGACCATTTTAGCGGAGGGGCAAACCGCTGAGCGTGAAATTGAAGCTGTGGTGTCTGAGGTCTTCTACTACGGGGATATGACCTTTTATGACGTGACACTGCCGCAAAAGGATGCGCCGGTGACCGTGACGATGCGCAACACCGCGGGCCGCAAGGTGCTGGCAGCGGGCGATACGGCCCGGGTGGGATGGAGCCCGGTTTCGCTGCTGCTGTTGCGGTAA
- the gcvH gene encoding glycine cleavage system protein GcvH, whose protein sequence is MTTYYSEEHEWITVEGDIATIGITAHAAEQLGDIVFVDQKEEGDEFESGDEIGVIESVKAASEIFAPVDGEIIEANELLQSNPAALNENPEADAWIYKVKLSDPSQLEGLMDLAGYKTFIS, encoded by the coding sequence ATGACCACTTATTATTCCGAAGAACACGAATGGATCACAGTTGAGGGCGACATCGCCACCATCGGCATCACGGCCCATGCCGCTGAGCAATTGGGCGATATCGTCTTTGTAGATCAAAAAGAGGAAGGCGATGAATTTGAAAGCGGCGATGAAATCGGTGTGATTGAATCGGTGAAAGCTGCCTCCGAAATTTTCGCCCCTGTAGATGGGGAAATCATTGAGGCCAACGAGCTTTTGCAAAGCAACCCAGCCGCCTTGAACGAAAACCCTGAAGCTGATGCTTGGATTTACAAAGTAAAACTCTCCGATCCGTCCCAGCTCGAAGGGCTAATGGATTTGGCCGGTTACAAGACCTTCATCTCCTAA
- the gcvP gene encoding aminomethyl-transferring glycine dehydrogenase — protein sequence MPFELTTYEAYDFANRRHIGPSPSEMEEMLRTIGFDSLDALIDATVPKAIRQKAPLDFGPAMSERDALHHMKEVASKNQVLTSLIGQGYHGTTTPAPILRNILENPAWYTAYTPYQPEISQGRLEALLNYQTMVSDLTGLDIANASLLDESTAAAEAMTMAMRSAKSKSQTFFVDENCHPQNIAVIQTRAEPLGIEIVVGCPDDLDASAVFGAIFQYPGTYGHVRDFTSQITALHEHKALAIVAADPLSLALLKSPGEMGADIAIGSTQRFGVPMGYGGPHAAYMATRDAFKRSMPGRIIGVSVDSRGNKALRLALQTREQHIRREKANSNVCTAQALLAVIASMYAVYHGPDGIKAIAQSVHRKTSRLAKGLEAMGFDVQPEVFFDTITVKVGNLQGVILQAAVANGINLRKIGADRVGISLDEQTRPETIEAVWRAFGGDMKDDSKANRAYRLPDSMLRESAYLTHPIFHLNRAEAEITRYMRRLADRDLALDRAMIPLGSCTMKLNATIEMIPVTWPEFANLHPFVPVDQARGYHEMFEDLNAKLCDITGYDAISQQPNSGAQGEYAGLLTIRKYHAANGQGHRNVCLIPTSAHGTNPASAQMVGYKVVVVGSDADGNIDVADFRAKAELHSDALAACMITYPSTHGVFEETVQEVCKITHDHGGQVYIDGANMNAMVGLSRPGDIGGDVSHLNLHKTFCIPHGGGGPGMGPIGVKAHLAEHLPGHPEYGSDVGPVSAAPFGSPSILPVSWAYILLMGGAGLTQATKVAILNANYIAARLEGAFDILYTSKTGRVAHECIIDTRPLNEAADVTVDDCAKRLMDSGFHAPTMSWPVAGTLMVEPTESEPKAELDRFCDAMLSIRAEAQEIIDGTMDRINNPLKNAPHTVTDLIETWDRPYSREQACYPAGAMRGDKYWVPVNRVDNVHGDRHLICTCPPLEAYEEA from the coding sequence ATGCCTTTTGAACTGACCACTTATGAAGCCTATGATTTCGCCAACCGTCGACACATCGGCCCATCGCCGTCTGAGATGGAAGAGATGCTGCGCACCATTGGCTTTGACAGCCTTGATGCATTGATTGATGCGACCGTGCCAAAGGCCATCCGCCAAAAGGCACCGCTTGATTTTGGTCCGGCGATGTCTGAGCGTGATGCGCTGCATCATATGAAAGAAGTGGCCAGTAAAAACCAAGTCCTGACCTCGTTGATTGGTCAAGGCTATCATGGCACCACCACCCCGGCGCCAATCCTGCGCAATATCTTGGAAAATCCCGCCTGGTACACGGCCTACACGCCCTATCAGCCAGAAATTTCGCAAGGTCGGCTTGAGGCTTTGCTCAATTACCAAACTATGGTCAGCGATCTGACCGGGCTGGACATTGCCAACGCCTCTTTGCTCGATGAGAGCACCGCCGCCGCCGAGGCGATGACCATGGCGATGCGCTCTGCCAAGTCAAAATCACAAACCTTCTTTGTGGATGAAAACTGCCATCCGCAAAATATCGCTGTGATTCAAACCCGGGCGGAGCCTTTGGGGATCGAGATTGTCGTGGGGTGCCCAGATGACTTGGACGCCAGCGCCGTCTTTGGCGCCATCTTCCAATATCCCGGCACCTATGGCCATGTGCGCGACTTCACATCGCAAATTACAGCCCTGCATGAGCACAAAGCCTTGGCCATTGTGGCGGCCGATCCTCTGTCTTTGGCGCTGCTCAAAAGCCCCGGCGAGATGGGCGCAGATATCGCCATTGGCTCGACCCAACGCTTTGGCGTGCCCATGGGCTATGGCGGGCCACATGCGGCCTATATGGCCACGCGGGACGCCTTTAAACGCTCGATGCCCGGCCGGATCATTGGCGTCTCAGTGGACAGCCGTGGCAACAAGGCGCTGCGCCTGGCGCTGCAAACCCGCGAGCAGCACATTCGGCGCGAGAAAGCCAATTCCAATGTCTGCACCGCGCAAGCGCTCCTGGCGGTGATTGCCTCCATGTATGCGGTCTATCATGGGCCGGACGGCATCAAAGCCATTGCCCAATCGGTCCACCGCAAAACCAGCCGTCTGGCCAAAGGGCTCGAGGCCATGGGCTTTGACGTGCAACCTGAGGTTTTCTTCGACACGATCACCGTAAAAGTTGGCAATCTGCAAGGGGTGATCCTACAGGCGGCAGTGGCCAATGGCATCAACCTGCGCAAGATCGGCGCGGACCGTGTCGGCATCAGCCTGGATGAGCAAACCCGCCCAGAAACCATTGAGGCGGTATGGCGCGCCTTTGGCGGCGACATGAAAGATGACAGCAAGGCCAATCGCGCCTATCGCCTGCCCGATTCCATGCTGCGCGAAAGCGCCTATCTCACCCATCCCATTTTCCACCTCAACCGCGCTGAAGCGGAAATCACCCGCTATATGCGCCGCTTAGCAGACCGCGATTTGGCGCTGGATCGCGCCATGATTCCGCTGGGCAGCTGTACGATGAAGCTCAATGCCACCATTGAGATGATCCCGGTGACTTGGCCAGAATTTGCCAATTTGCACCCTTTCGTGCCTGTCGATCAAGCGCGCGGCTATCATGAGATGTTTGAGGATCTGAATGCCAAGCTTTGCGACATCACCGGCTATGACGCCATCAGCCAGCAGCCCAATTCCGGCGCGCAGGGTGAATATGCCGGCCTGTTGACCATCCGCAAATACCACGCGGCCAATGGGCAAGGGCATCGCAATGTCTGTTTGATCCCCACATCCGCCCATGGAACCAACCCAGCCTCTGCGCAAATGGTTGGCTACAAGGTTGTGGTGGTTGGATCGGATGCCGATGGCAATATCGATGTCGCTGATTTCCGCGCCAAGGCCGAGCTGCACAGCGATGCCCTGGCTGCCTGTATGATTACCTATCCCTCAACCCATGGGGTCTTTGAGGAAACTGTGCAAGAGGTGTGCAAAATCACCCATGATCACGGCGGTCAGGTCTATATCGATGGGGCCAATATGAACGCCATGGTCGGCCTCTCGCGTCCGGGCGACATTGGCGGCGATGTCTCACACCTCAATCTGCACAAGACCTTCTGCATTCCCCATGGCGGCGGCGGGCCGGGCATGGGCCCAATCGGTGTAAAAGCCCATTTGGCCGAGCATTTGCCCGGGCACCCGGAATATGGCAGCGACGTTGGGCCCGTATCGGCTGCGCCTTTTGGCTCTCCCTCCATTCTGCCGGTCAGCTGGGCCTATATCCTGCTGATGGGCGGCGCAGGCCTCACCCAGGCAACGAAAGTGGCGATTTTAAACGCCAATTACATTGCTGCGCGTCTGGAAGGCGCCTTTGACATTCTCTACACCTCCAAAACAGGGCGCGTGGCGCATGAATGTATCATCGACACAAGACCGCTCAATGAGGCGGCAGATGTCACCGTGGATGACTGTGCCAAACGCCTAATGGATAGCGGTTTTCATGCACCCACCATGAGCTGGCCTGTCGCCGGCACGTTAATGGTCGAGCCCACAGAATCCGAGCCCAAAGCCGAGTTGGATCGCTTCTGTGATGCCATGCTCTCGATCAGAGCAGAAGCGCAGGAGATTATTGATGGCACAATGGATCGCATCAATAACCCACTGAAAAATGCGCCGCATACGGTGACGGATTTGATCGAAACCTGGGACCGGCCCTACAGCCGTGAGCAAGCTTGCTATCCCGCGGGCGCGATGCGGGGCGACAAATATTGGGTGCCCGTGAACCGTGTGGACAATGTGCATGGTGATCGCCACCTGATCTGCACCTGCCCGCCTTTGGAGGCCTATGAAGAGGCCTGA